cctacgttgccaccccgtcgacgacctctacgaggagtggctcgaccgcgtcgccgagctcgttcgcgccgcagggggctctccggcgccgtcccactctctgcctccccctcaaccagccgcgggcgacggggctcatggcatgcctccaccacctcaaccccgagacggtgccttggcaccaaggcgcgcgcctccgcggcgtgatccaccgtgcccggcgcccgcgcgtgaagaaagaagctgccaagaaattccgcggccgcgagaagctgcaccggtGCTCCCCACGCCACCTCATCAAGACCGCGTGCCACCTGCAgtggcgcagcgcggacctcgccaagaccaagctccacctcagaagagggccccggcgaccacggtcggctgccgcaccttcatccccgaactgcgtagcgtcgcctggccaggcaagttcaagccagatctgcctcctcgctacgacggcaccgccgaccccgcggagttcctgcagctctacgagctgagcatcaaagcggccaacggcgacgaaaaagtcatggcgaactggtttcccatggctctcaaggatggggcccgctcctggctcctgaacctgcaacacggctcgatctcctcctgggacgagatgcgcgaccgcttcgtcgccaacttccagggcactcgcgaccgcccaccggccgcgggtgatctacgccgcatcaagcaacagtcaggagagaccctccagaagtacatccagcgcttcaacaacacccgcctcaagatccccaaggtcacggacgaagccatcatctccgtgttcttggacggtgtccgtgacgtcaagatgaaggaaaagctcgctatccacgaggagctttgcacatctcaggagctgttcaacctggcgaccaagtgcgcaagagctgaggaggggcgcctctctctccttgagctgccagctgcaggagtggaggagaagaaggccaaggccaatgacgtgaagcgcaaagaggcagtggtgctcgcagcggagcccaaCACCAAGCGAggtagagatcagcccgagtcatccaagaacggccgaccgttctgcgccttccacaacctgaacacccacaacaccagcgactgccaagagctcagagccatacgaaaggacgctacggtcgacgccccgagcgcaatgaccggggctacggccgcagaggaagacgtggaggcggacgctgggacgaccgtggcccgcgccaggagtggcgcgaccggcctcgtgaggaccgctggcaggaccaacctcgcgagggcgcctggagggacccgcctcatgaggatcgcccccagggcaacgccgttcttcccccgctgccgccaccaagaaggaacgacgaccaccaccaggacgagggggctgggggctttcaggagccgcgtgcgatcgcctgcatcttgggcggtgcccaggccccagcctctcagcgcatcttcaaacagttcgcccgcgaggtgaacgcggtgctccccaagctcgaggccacacgcccgctcaggtggtcccaatgtgcaatcaccttcaactcggcagaccagctcaagtgcgcagccaccgctggcgccctccctatgctgtgctccccagtcatcagcaatgtgcaagtcaccaagactctcattgacggcggcgcagggctcaacgtcctgtccgtcgacacgttcgacaacctccaagtgccatatgagcagctccagccaaccaagcctttctcatgagtgaccgacggctccaccacaccgatagggcaggtccgcctgcctgtcaccttcggggagcgcaagaactatcgcaccgagctcatcgacttcgacgtcgcacacatccgcctgccatacaatgccatcctcgggtatccagccctggccaagttcatggcggtcactcatcatggctacaacgttctcaagatgccagggagtggaggaatcatcacggtcccgtgtgaggagagggatgcggtgtgctcccttgagcgcgcctttcaagccgcagcaatcgacgacccgaccgcagaagtgaaggccctccggagaccatccccaagaagaagctgccgcgctgcacaggacctcaggaggatggcgtcgcggcaggggAGCCTCGTccggatcagcgcccgctccaggggcgcctccctccaccgcataggaaggcgcgccggcgccctcctcaggcaggggagagcctcagaccttgccaacctcacgagggaggcgcttgggcttggaagcgtgcttcgcggaacgtgaccctcaggagagcacatggcaaggagtgcccaccactcaggagttcatcaccaagaccacccaggaactgcaagaagcaagagccatgcgcggccacagccactcacaaggcgcggctccccatccaggcgaggatgccgggctgcatgtctgcatcgacgtcccatggctcaacagggccgcatctcaggagcgcttctggccatcgcgtgtgggccgctgcatgggcccaccacacagctacgttcgcatgcccttcggcttgccgagcgtggtgtcggcctatcagcgcaacctacgccatatcctggcggctcaggaggccaggtaccacgccgtcctgaaggagatggagacggtcttcagggaacctcctgaaccTCCAGaggctcccgaggctcagggtcccggtggctcatgaggagccattcctttcgcgcgcggcttcagctgcaccaactctacttcgtctacagaaccaggtaacatcttccaagttcgtttaagctgggagcgcccctcgggctgcattattcccaggccacatgggtccgtccctgtggcatgtatctcttttgcttatgtctttagattactttgctgggggcgcccctcgggctgcatcatccccaagccgctcgggccagacccagtggcatgtatcgtcctgcctttatccaagttgatctgctcttcatgcttaacctgccaacggctatcgcctgctcgattgccGCCCGCCGCGGGTCTGTTTAtcccatgcaatccgcttgcacgttaaaaggggggctcctcagcatcgcgactcaggagctcttactggctctccagccctcaccccctggccttgaccacggcatcgcgacctggcataccagcggcggctgagctcgctcgagggccgggacctgaggacgtagagtgcttgcatctaaccgccttgcaggaacatacagtcgccaagactcaagaccaggcgcaacccgccttgaggtagggcctcgtgagtcccgcgctggctcacgagtgcccagatacacctcgcagccctgccgtgcaagccacgtgtcagggcggggctgtacacgccccgggggctcctcccggagggggccccccatcccacgcccttggaagcaccatgctccgcactggctgtcgacactgccgaggagcggctatgcccgtgcacaagcggaagcactatgctccgcgctggtgataaacaactgagggcgaccccacggtcgtgcaaacctcagggagcctagagctcagcgcccagccttaCCGCAACGACCCCCCTCGGGAAAGCCGCGcatgggggctgggcacgggggctgcgctcgggccacgcccaagcgcacgccacctaaccaggtcccccggacctgggcatcgcgcacccctcccgaggcctcggcgagggcaggtatgggaattgtttgcacatcaagggggactcctgagcatcgcgactcaggagcctaattggtcacgtaacccctcactccttggtccgtcctggtctccggtcggcccaatggcggttgaggtatgcgcggggccgggctctgccgacgtagaacattaatctatccccacgaactctccctatatgttgtttgcgcgtcaagggggactcctgagcatcgcgactcaggagcctaactggtcacgtagcccctcactccttggtccgtcctggtctccggccggccaaatggcggttgaggtatgcgtggggccgggctctgccgacacagaacgcaaagcaaataggaaggaaatcgcgaaatctcgaagcaaatattacaagcatattgtcctcacaataccaaataaaagtttaaacgcctccacgaggcctgttACATGTTGCAGGAACGGAACGGGAAGAATGGTCGCAGGAACGGAACGGGAAGAATGGTCACCTCTAGACGTCGCCTGCGGAAGGCGCTCCCTCGTGATCGGTTTTGTCTTCACCACCAGCCGCAAGGTCGACGACgccggacagaggagcggagacaaagccaCGGAACCTCCTCAGCAAGGCCCCCACCTGATCTTGCATGGCCGCGGCAGCCGCCTCGTACTGATCTTcggctacaggctccagcagctcgtcaaggcaagcgttggggtcgcgaaggtgcaggtggctaaagacgcgagtcagcgcggctgaagacaggacgcgagcttctgcctccgccatgggaccgagaccATCAACAACCTCCTCAAGagccttcaccacgagaggaagtagctgggcggggccgtcctcgtcggtgtccagaggcttctccaggccgtgctcgtagagcatCTTCAGTGCCTtacgagacctctcctcgagatcggcaaaggccacgcggtcttctgCCAGGCctcgcgccttggcatcaagatcggcctccctcgtcctcatcttccgctccaactctccaaaccggttgcgctcggcggcctgcttcttccccagctccgccaacTTGGCATCGCGGTTCTTGgcggcttcctcccgggccttcatctcctcctccttcgcttggcggcagcgcacctcttcggcgtgcttgtcgcgcaggctctgcagcTCGCCCTCCAGCGCTTGGCAGTGgtcgcgggcggccttggcgtcctttagcgccgcctcacgatcggctgaAGCATTGGCGGcaccttgcttctccttctcgaaagccgcagcagcctggcccagcgccgcgcgaacTGCCAGGtgagagtgaagccagccagaggccagctccagacgcccggccaccaggcgcgggtccgtgCTCAGGACATCCGCCTGCAACTGGGTCATCTCCGCAAGGGCACGCTCCAAgatggcagcaggagcagaaggacCAAGGAGTGGAAATGCAGCAGTGGGAGGAAGCGACATcatcaccagggcttgggagaccgcgggttccggagcagctgggacctcgtcagctgcgccaagtaccggcacctccggagccagcgggccCGTGGGGGCTGATTCCACGCGGTGATGCCCCTCTTGGCCTCACGAGGAAGATCGGGCTGGGGAGATGCGAGCGTTGTTGCCTCCTTTCTCCGCGGGAGGCACGGCCACTGCGTCTTatttcctcttcttcgccgaagatgaCGACCTGATCAACCAAGGGCAAGTATCAGGAAGCGACGAGTACAAGCAAGGACAAAGCGAACTTAAGACACTTACCGATCCACTGCAACGTATTCCACTGACCGCTTGAGAggcttgaagcctgacagcttcGGGACCTGAGGGGCAGGCGTTCGGACACCGGCGGCGCCGGGCGGAGCGGAGGCAGAACCGGATCCAGCCCCAGGAGGTATCGGGGCGGAGGCGGCACCTCGGGCTACCAGCGACGACCTACTCCTCGTCGGGACGGGAggttgctccctctccccttggcgTGCGTCGGCAtgggcatcatcaggaagggcgcggagaatctcggccttgctcagaggggaagtctcccccacctcttccagggtcttctccgagtcctcctcctcttctccctctccgcgggactcaccagaagacacctccaccgggtTCTGCGGCATAGGAGTTTCCGGAAGccccggcggcaccagcccgcgcgcatcaaaagtcggcctggaggcgacgaattcctcccggtccctgcgtttGAACAGGGGAAggaaggcgctaggcgggtactcctggttgtccccgactatgaggcgcaggacgacatccaattcatcgccaggcaggtcccccggcctcaggcgggtcttgttttcCTCTTCGTCAAGCTCCTAGAGGGGGCGCgcgcgcgcgcctggagtggggcaacccgcagcatcaagaactccctcaggagcatcgcccccgttatcttggccgccctcgcgttgcccggcttcaaatCGGTCATCCTCTGCCCCAACACTGACGATGAccgctcgtcgacaagctccgccttgggccaccccttgccctgccggggcgcctccgtcggcaacGCCAGGCGTGGATCGGCACGCtaggcatccatcatgacccacttggatcggatgttgtcggccctcttcccggtgctcgagatcgagttggccttgccgcatgcgacgaagttagcgcacccggagatgtgaccctcgccgacacgaaggaagaagaaatggcgaagcaacGCCACGGAAGGCATCACGCCCaagtacgcctcacagtagtaggcgaagatggacaggaggaggacagagttgggatggagatgcaacgcctgcagaccgtagtggtcgaggacttcataaaagaaatcagagaaaggggggaccaacccaacggcgacactgctcgagaagaaagggaagaaggtgctcccttcAGACTCGGGCTCGTCGGAGGTGAGCCGAAGCTCCGTCTTCACCCACTCATTTCCCTCGCCCGCTGTCAGCAGGCGcatggaggcgaggctcttctccgtgatggtgggcgcctcgagggccggctcataccaagccggtgatGAGGAGGtcctgaccttgcgcggcgccatgggtggcagatgcagagcaaggctggagcggatctggaggtagcggtggcgaggagcaagaaaggggatctggagtgaggcaaggaagaagcaatgaaggcgagaactgcccgcgccagccttttgtcaggtcaagcagttgccgaggcagcgtggggaagcggagacgcccacgtccaatcaaccgccacacgtcgacgaggccgtaggcttttggggcacgcggtgctccgaacttgacccttggcttcgccgcaaagccaagcccgagcgcaccttgggctcggggactactgtcggcgttctgggaacgggggtccccagacttgcctgcctgcggcccatagcgtggctaagcagcaggccgtacggcccatcttcgtcaacaaggcacccaagaccctcgcgagggtccaagcctcgcgaggcggacgacgcaagaccttctTTGAAGCGGCCTAGCCAagcgggctcacgaggagcggagatatcaaggcgaggcaaacctcacgaggctctcgtgacgtgagccatgacgaacggtaccaggcgggcgccggtgcgcgcagcgtccttatttcccctttggtgctaaggaggccagcgcaggcgaagagtaccgaggcatcaggcaaaggttgccatattggtgcgacaagaccaagaccaggaggacggcaaggcggaggtcatcgtggagcccaagacggcgtcaccccagagcttttcgcaggagaagaccgcttttgtcaggatagcttgtactagctgtcccccttcaaatttgcccgccgttgttggctcccttcccgctcgatatttgggaagaggatcagggcctatataagtagagctagccaccacagtagaggcaggttgaactgatcgaatcctcacgccacaagttcacaagcacaagaacacctcaacctcaggatgctgttcttcccttgtactgttcatcatcagcccaagaggcaatccaccaccaccacactggagtagggtattacaccacaacggtggcccgaaccagtataaacctcgtgtctttctgtgttgcaagttcgtcgagttcatccgcgagatcttagcgagctagagcgtagatcggtaggagggagagacttcgcgcgcaccccattgttcgaaccttaagggtttgccggaaccccacatccgacagtagCCGCATTTCAGAGCGTATCATGGAtccttttccctaaaaaaagaggatGTAATAAGCTGCATTCTCTGCCCATTGGTGAACCGACATGGGGTCCTCGGCTTGACCCACCAGgccgggagatgacgtggtgagggACCCCCTAGCCGGGACACCTTCACCTCCCCTATCTCTCCTCTATTCCCTCTCAAAGTGGCAACAAGAATGTCGTGGACGCCCTGACAAGAATTGTTGTAAATTAGTTGTTGCAGGCGTGGCCCTAATGTCGGTGTCGAGGTAGCCAATCTTGTCAGAACTCGATGCTTCGTTGCGTGAGGAACTTGAGCCGCTCCTACACAAGAAAGATGTGATAAGGCTTGGGGAAGGAGTAGTATGAGTATGGAGCTTTCCATTCGGAGAGAATTTGATTGAGCGGGCCGAAGGAGAAGACCaactcgtgtgtgtgtgtgtgcgcgtgcgtgcgtgcatgcgtgggtgTGTGATAACGTGCAACTCTTATTTCACCTTCTGGAAGCCATTTAGCCATTCTAACATGCAAAGTTGTAACTAGCATGTTGTAGACTGAAATAGGGGTTATTTGACATAGTTATGAAGCTAAGGGGACTTTCTACAAAGTTGTTTATTTGCGCCTCTTCCCTAGCTCGAGAATAGATGGGGAGTTGAGCTTTTTCAGCTCTTGCGAGAGTACTAGAGAACAACAGCGAGAAGTGAGAGCACTTGACCCACAAATCCATTCAAATACGAGTTCTAAAATTGAAGATTTGGAGCCTCCCTTGTTGATTTTCACATTATACTTGATTTATCTATTATATTTGATTAATCTCTACAGTAAAAGATAGTTCACCGCCGTTCGTGGTTTTTCCATGCATGGAGTTTCTATATAAATCCTTGTGCCTCCCCTTGATTTGGTTTTCCTCTTGTCATATGGGTTATTGCTCAAGTGATTACTTGTTTTGGTACATATTATATTGCTCAAGTTTTCTACGGTGATGTTTCTAGCATCATCGGAGGGCGTGTGAAGGTTTGTCTCCGgcggatcttgcgggattcggtcggcgtttgtcttcggtggatccacgTGGATCCAGTCTTTGTTTGTATGTGTTCCTGTGTCTATAGGTTGGATCATTCCGATCTAAGCTTCTCTTTAACGAcagcggttgttgttctggtgtgcGCAGGATgacttcccgactatctactacaacaagttttgcttgGCTCcaatgagggaggggcgatgacggcgacgcATTTTTGGCCTGCTTCTGTGCTTGcaatcgtcgctaggtggtctacagatctggatgtaatttttattatttgtaGTATTCATTTTACTATCATGCATGATTGATGGTGAATAAAATGAAAGTTTACCGGAAAAAAATTAGCTCGCTGTTTTGGCCACTTCAGTTGCCCCTCTTGCATTCACAATGAGGCTAGCGACTGAGTGGTTGCCCTCAACCGCCACTTGTCGGCAGATCAGTTTAGCTAGTCTTTTGTGGAGGAATATCCTCGGAATTTGGTTATCCCTATTCCTCTCATGCTCTGAAACTAAACATATGACAAGCACATAAAAATTACAGTTATCCAACCGATGGAGGGGTAGCCATTTAGGGATGTCAACCGTTTAAACCCACTAATAATATAGTAGTTTaaaattttgttttttcttcttcagaGAAATGAACTATGGAGCTAGCTAAAGCTAACCAAGCGGGACTTATAGGCGCCCCTTATTTGCCATTTACATCCCTATAGCCACTTAACAAGCACAACCTTAAAGCTTACATACATTAGCTACAAAATCACCCCTATAGCCACTTAACAAGCACAACCTTAAAGCTTACATACATTAGCTACAAAATCACCATACATAACAATCCATATACAATTGTGATTATAGGATGATGATGATAGAGTACAGTCCGTGTTCTTCAAACTATAGACAgggaggccttccttttttttCCAAGGAAAGGACAACTCCCTCGTAGCTAATTAATTTCCTAGGTAGGCATCCACGTTGGCATTGACGGATCTCGATAGAAACTTCATGCAAATTGGCGGCTTCACCTTTGCAAGAGCGAGGATCGACTGCGGCAGCGTCCAAATGCCGTCGCCGCAGATCAGCCCCGAGGCGACCGCCGGCGCAAACGCGTCGGCCTTGGCCTTGTTCATGATCCCCCACACGAAGACGATGACGGTCCCGACGAACATGTCGATGGCGAAGTAGGAGCCGATGTAGAACGGTATGGCCATGGCCATGGGCAGTGGGATGAACTTGGCGACCTTGGCGGGCACGAGGTCCCTGACGAGGTTGATGAGGATGGCGCCGGCGAAGAAGACGTAGCAGAGTGTGAGGCAGTGCTTGGGGAGCGAGGAGAAGCCGTCGACGCCGAGTATGGCCATGTTGCGGTAGACGATGGCGTAGGGCGCCGGGTACTCGCTGCCGCTGATGCCGATGTCCTCGAAGGCCTTGTAGAAGAGCCAGAAGACGCAGGGCGCGATGACGCAGCCCATGCCGGTGCCGATGATCTGGCTGATGAGCATGGACCTCGGCGATGCGAGCGTGAGGTAGCCCGTCTTGAAGTCCTGCATGAGGTCGGCGGCGGTGGAGACGATGCTCATCATGACGCCGCAGGCGGCGAGGCCGACGAGCACGCCGCCGTGCGGGGCGCCGGCCCAcgcgccgaagatgaagatggcgagCTTGCCGTAGGTGGAGGCGAGGGACCAGTCGGTGAGGCCGGTCCCGTAGGCGTTGCAGAAGGCCAGCACGGGCGCGAAGACGTACGCCACCAGGATGTAGTACCACTTGAGGTCCGGGAAGATCTGTGGTAGGGTGGCGATCGAcaccgcggcgacggcggcgtacCCCGCGTACGCCACTGACTTGGGGATCTGGTCCTTCATGAATTGCTCGGTGCGGCGCTGCTCGTCGAACGATACGGGCTCGCCGGTGGCCTTGGCGCCGCCCACGTCCGAGACCGGGATGGTGCTGTTCTTCTTCGCCATCGCCGCGAAGGCGACGCTCGTGCGGATGAGCACCTTGACGAAGTTGTACAGGCCGTCCCCAAGGATCATGGCGATGGATATGAACACCTGCAGAGTTGGCAACAGTGGCACTGATTAGGGCATGACCAATGCATAGTCCTAAGGTGATGCCTCGCAGGTCATGTAGGATCTGATGTCAGGCAACGTAGGTTCGGATGGTGTAGCGGGATCCTCAGCAGGAGACGGGTGCTGGGGGAGAAAAAATGTGATGTGGTGTATAAAGCTGAAAAGGTTGAATTGAAAAGTAGGGATGCATTTGTAGTGAGAGTCTATTTTTTTTTTAATGAGGCCCACTGCAGTAGTTTGTgtcgaggagaaaaaaaatcaatataGATGCTTCAAATTACTTTTTCGTATGGGGCATCTGTATCTATATTTCACCATTATACATGTTGTTAGCCACAAAAACTGGGATCAAAGATATTTACCCTGTAACCTTGGAGGCCATGGAGACTGCTGTCTTTGAGGTCAGCCGAGTACCAGCTCCCTCTGTTGTTGTGTATCAAGGGCCACATCACACCCCACGACAGGATGCCTCCCAGTAGAACAGACACGTTCACTATGTGCGGGCAGATCATCCCGACTCCAACATAGGTAGGGGAGAAATCGAAATAAAACCTGAAATTTCGAAATGTGAAGTTCAAATTGGAGAACTACTAGTATATATTGTTGTGGTTTCATCCAAGATAACAGTTTCAGACATTCAGACCAA
This region of Triticum aestivum cultivar Chinese Spring chromosome 2D, IWGSC CS RefSeq v2.1, whole genome shotgun sequence genomic DNA includes:
- the LOC123053956 gene encoding probable metal-nicotianamine transporter YSL12, which produces MAPHTTEADASAVGAGDEESAVEAGTLRHRHNAAKADGADYGEIKGVAPAGEEEEAEASVERAFEGKPVPTWREQLTLRAFVVSFFLAIMFSVIVMKLNLTTGIIPSLNVSAGLLGFFFVRLWTSAIERMGFLRQPFTRQENTVIQTCVVAAYDIAFSGGFGNYLFAMSGTIASQATEANDAQNVKDPHIGWMIGFLFLVSFVGLFALVPLRKIMIVDYKLTYPSGTATAYLINGFHTPEGAKLAKKQVRTLGKFFSFSFLWGFFQWFYTAGDGCGFQNFPTLGLQAYKSRFYFDFSPTYVGVGMICPHIVNVSVLLGGILSWGVMWPLIHNNRGSWYSADLKDSSLHGLQGYRVFISIAMILGDGLYNFVKVLIRTSVAFAAMAKKNSTIPVSDVGGAKATGEPVSFDEQRRTEQFMKDQIPKSVAYAGYAAVAAVSIATLPQIFPDLKWYYILVAYVFAPVLAFCNAYGTGLTDWSLASTYGKLAIFIFGAWAGAPHGGVLVGLAACGVMMSIVSTAADLMQDFKTGYLTLASPRSMLISQIIGTGMGCVIAPCVFWLFYKAFEDIGISGSEYPAPYAIVYRNMAILGVDGFSSLPKHCLTLCYVFFAGAILINLVRDLVPAKVAKFIPLPMAMAIPFYIGSYFAIDMFVGTVIVFVWGIMNKAKADAFAPAVASGLICGDGIWTLPQSILALAKVKPPICMKFLSRSVNANVDAYLGN